The Arachis duranensis cultivar V14167 chromosome 9, aradu.V14167.gnm2.J7QH, whole genome shotgun sequence genomic sequence taCAAATGCATCTGTACACTAGATGCCCCAATAAATAATATGAGTGAAttccaaaccaaatattttataaGCAGCAGAAATATTTACATCAAAAGTGGAAACAAATCAAATCCAATGAGTAACATGTTTCAGCCACCTACCTACCTACCTAACTGGCTATGGTCATCACTTCTCAGTTCTCACGTGAGAGAGAGAGCACTGGCAGGCAACACTTGTCACTCGTATTTCCTGTCAGCCCCAAAACTAACCCGACGTTTCCATGTCAGAAACTAAAAAAGCCAAGCCTCTTTCGGTAAATTTCATCCAGCCCTTCCAATCCGGACTTTATTGCCATTTTGCCATTTTCTATTTTGCAACTCTTCCTCACTTACAtgtttgaataatataaattagcAAATTACAAAAACCCCcccaaacaaaaaagaaaaaaaagacatgGATACCTCAAAACCTTTGCACTTGTTCATCCTCAACACTGCTACTCAACACGGACGACGACGCCAATCTCATCACCATCGCACACTGCTTCTCTTGTCTCATGGTATGtactccctctctctcttttctcttttctgcCTATCAAACTACTTATGTCGacggaaaattttttttaagaaaactgGAGGAAATTGGAGATCTCCATCTAGAATGACCCACCCATAATTGTTTGAACTTCCATCTCTCCTTTTGTTTTCATTTCGAATTCTGGATTTCTTAGATTTGGTTAATCAGAGTAGCGGTGGTGTTTGGTTATGGACTTGTTCTGTTTTGGATTTCCAACTTTTGAGATCTGGTGCAGAGAATCTCAATTAAATGTGGCAGTTggtattctcttcttctttcttatcaATTCTTCATTTCTCACTCATTTCATTTTCAATGACTGAAGATGAGGTACTTCTTTTTTCCAAAACTAGCCGTATACTCATACCCATACCCATACCAGATACGGCTTCTCGAAACAGAacagaacaaaacaaaacaactcCACCCGATTTGCGAGTCGAGATTGGTCCAGTCAAGGATCTATTTTAATCAGGGGCGAATTTGGATACAAGTTGATTGTGTGATTCAGTGATATCTAACCAGTATCACTTCTGCTAATTTCTTGAATAATAACAACCAAAGTTGTCTTGTAATTTGAAATTGTAGGTAGAGTGGTTCTTAGGACTTGAGAGTATAATAACAATTAACAGAGCACTTTTTGGATTAAATCCTCCTTTGTGTAAATGAAAAGCTAGTGCCTTGATATGATTCTTAGGAAATGGAATCTACCTACATCTTTCTTAGTTATTATGGTTTGTCCCTTTAGATCTTCTTAGTTCTTAGTACATTGCATCCTCTGTATCTATGAACATTTGTGATATTCGAGGTAAATATTAGCTAAGATTGTGATTTTACATTGGATTGAGGGGGATGCAAACATGTAAAATGTGGACACATAACATGGATCATAAGATCCTCCACAATGacattttcataaatatatatgtCATGCTACttcatataaatacataaataaatcaCAGTTAACCTAATTAAACTTAAACTTAAGATGCATAAATAACATCTGAGCTGTGCCCATGAAGAGGCCGCTGCTTATTACCTCACGAAAAGGCGTAGCCGTGCCTTTTGCCACCTTTAGCTACACTGCCGAAGACAACCAAATATTTGACAATGTGTTGATGCTGTTAATTGCTGTCCCACtttgtttatttataaatatgtatattttCGTTTATATGTTCTCCtatatacttttttaatttagtagtttgaactaattgtttgtatttttttgtagaTTGAAATTCAGTAAGAATCTTAGGAAATTGGCATAATGGAAGATGGTGATTATAGCATAAGGAGATGGGAGGATCTGGACATAGatattttggtgaaaatttttCAGCTGCTCGACATCTTTGAGTTAACGGCTGGCATAGCTCATGTTTGTAGTGCGTGGCGTATGGCTTGCTGCGATCCACTTCTTTGGAAGACACTTGATTTGTCAATGTTAAAATCTAATTTCATCAAGATTCCATTGGAGCCATTTGTTTATGTTGATGGACGGTCTGACAGGAAATTAACCCGCTTATTGAAGATTTCCTTGAGTCTTAGCAGGCAGAGTATAATGACTTTGATATTTCACTTCAACTTGTACGTGAGTGATGAACAGTTGACATACACTGCTGAAAGGTAATTTCAACATTTAAAATCAACATCACTTTATGTAAACATACAGTTAATATAACCATTTAAGTCCATATTCTCTATGGTTGTATATATATGATAATGAATTCTTATAACCTAAAGTTTGATATGCTGACATTTTTTATGAATTGATTGTAAAGCCAACGTTGCTTGATGCTAaaacaataatttttcttttcatgatattttcttgtttattcTTTGCCTGCTGTGCTGGAAAGTATCTGAAAAGTAATAAAGTGCTAGCAAAACTTACAAAATAGAATAGCTTACTTCCattccctttttttcttttttgggggGTAGTATTTTCAGTTACCAAACAATGACAGTCCTTCAAAATGGAGAATGCATGTGCGGTTCCCTGGTTAGTTAATTGTCTTGATCCTTTTTGCAGGTGCCCAAAACTCCGACGGCTTGTTCTGCCAGCATGGAACAGAATTAAGAAAACAGGAATGTGCAAGGCTATTCGCGGCTGGAAAGATCTCGAGTCTTTGACAATGCCTAGCATAGCGAATCCCCCATATCTTCTGGAAGAAATCTCAAATCACTGCAAGAACTTCAGTGAACTAAAGATCATGGGGCCATGCGACATTTACTTCGCTTCATCTCTTGTTGCGTTTCTTCCGAAATTGAAAGTCTTGAGCCTTCGATGTTCAATGCTGTATAAGGATGTTCTCATTGAGATCCTAGATCGCTTGCAACATTTAGAAGTGCTCAACATATCACATTGCATCTTGATGGAAGCCGTTCCACCTCCTCAGCATAAAAGAGTTGTCAGAGAAATTGATCAGAGTATCCGACAGAAGGCTTCTCGGCTGCGCGAATTCATCACGTGCATGGACGACAACTGCATCATGTGCAATCGCACAAGAACTGATGAAGGGCTGGTTAGGTGGTACAAGTACGAGGAGGGACTGTGGAAAGCAGATGAGGTCAGGTCCCTTGCACTCTAAGCAGAGTCAAAAGTGGTATGTTAATATAGTGAGTGATGCGGTTGTTACAGATGTCTGTAACATTTTCTGTTGTTTAGTATTCTGCTCCCTTAGTTGTAGATGAAATAAACAAAAGCTGAATTGTTAAGACGAATGTGTCGATACCCTCTAGATGGTGTTAACTGAATATTGTAAGTTTGTAACTGTACATAGGAATAATAAATGTTCAATGCTCTAAGTGTAACTCACGTTGTTAACTATGGCTGATTGAAAATATGGAATGCATGATGTGACCAATGAGTAATATTACACTGGACATAATCCGTTTGGCACTCTTGATTAGTATATGTGGAATCAAGAGACGGGAGCTTCTGAGAGTGATATATTAGATGAGATTTTGCAGCGAGTGGATGGTATCTTTCAATCATGTTCATCAAAGAGAAAACAGATGAGAAATGCATTGGAAAGCACGTGCATCATGTTCATGGAGCTTAAGTTAAAACTTATTAGACTGATCATATAAGATAGTGATAGTCTAATATcgcaatttcaaaataaaaattttccctccagaaaaaaaaaaattgataatctGATAACTATATCGACTTTTGACTAACTCCCAAAAACGGCAAAGGTAATATAATAAagttaggtatccaaatttttttaacccAAGTATTTAGTTAAATCTCAGTGCGCTTTTTCAAGCATACGTATGTACtactgttttctttttctttttcctattctttctactctttctcttttttttttattgttattgtcatTTTCTTTTGAGTATTTGTCCATTTTAATTGTCGAAGAATTTTGGACATGACATTTTAGtccttaattaaaattaattactcgattgatTCTTTATAATTAACTCTATCAGTCACTTAGGTCTTTTGTTTCGTCAACTCTAAGAGaagacaaaatagtccctgacaactctaacagaGGACAAAATGATTTCTAACGCCCAATGTTCGGAAACGATACTATTCTCCTCCAATTTctatcatatctcgcataacttTAACAGTCTAATATTGCAACTTCAAACTATACAATGCACGCTCTGTAACTTCAATATtcataagaaagaaaaattatcaACTTGTTCTTAACCAATTCATACTCAGGAAACTAATGACTATGTCTCTCAAGTACTTATCATCTTCGATAGATCCTATGAATCTAGATAGCGAGTTTGAATGTCTGATTTGTTAAGACcagtcgtcgtcgtcgtcgccatctccctcctcctctgCCTTAGCTATCATCTTCATGGACACATTGTCCACTGCTCTGATATCTTCATTCAGTTCCTTTTCCGAACCAATGTTCAGTAATCACTTCAGTTTCATATGAGTGGCGATGGCGACATTACTCGCTATACTGATAGCTTTGATGCGAGGTCAAAGCTGTCTGTCAGCTTGGACTCCGGGAGAGAAGGAATGAAGCATTCGGGGTCTATTCCAAATAAAaatttgcatatgatgtcgAAGGAGAATCTTCTCATGATGTCCTAATATCCAACAATTTATATTGCTTGCCGGAGAGTGAAGAAAAGTGTATCCTTGGGGTAATTGTGGAACTTGGTTTTGAGGATGTGGTGGACGTTGTCGGGAATGGAGGGATGCTATTATCGAGGATGTGAAAGTGGATGCTTCGGGTGAGTGAAGTGCGGAGGAGGTAGATGTACCAGTCATAGAGATTTGAGAAGTGTGTGATCCATGACATGTTAAGATAAGTGCGACACACGTGGCAATTACACCATGACTTGATTTTAGAgctaaagaggaggaagaaaaagatggagaaGAAGACTGTGAAGGTGAAAAAGGAGAGTATGAATGTTAGGGTTATACGAGATATGATGGAAATTGGGGAAGAACGGTGTTGTTTCTGAACAGAGGGAgtcagggaccattttgtctCCCGTTAGAGTTGTGATAAAcctcatttttagggtttatcttgtattgaatttagagtattttgataaccttttgtcacatttagcctatgaattagcat encodes the following:
- the LOC107467079 gene encoding F-box/LRR-repeat protein At3g48880; its protein translation is MEDGDYSIRRWEDLDIDILVKIFQLLDIFELTAGIAHVCSAWRMACCDPLLWKTLDLSMLKSNFIKIPLEPFVYVDGRSDRKLTRLLKISLSLSRQSIMTLIFHFNLYVSDEQLTYTAERCPKLRRLVLPAWNRIKKTGMCKAIRGWKDLESLTMPSIANPPYLLEEISNHCKNFSELKIMGPCDIYFASSLVAFLPKLKVLSLRCSMLYKDVLIEILDRLQHLEVLNISHCILMEAVPPPQHKRVVREIDQSIRQKASRLREFITCMDDNCIMCNRTRTDEGLVRWYKYEEGLWKADEVRSLAL